In one Ictalurus furcatus strain D&B chromosome 10, Billie_1.0, whole genome shotgun sequence genomic region, the following are encoded:
- the hmg20b gene encoding SWI/SNF-related matrix-associated actin-dependent regulator of chromatin subfamily E member 1-related isoform X2 has translation MGGVKQEQSDGPGSKGFHHSDSTQEDNNNSLNAQPVKKRGWPKGKKRKKVLPNGPKAPVTGYVRFLNERREHIRALHPDLPFPEITKRLGAEWSRLAPHDKQRYLDEAEREKVQYARELREYQKSEAYHITSAKIQDKRIKKEELTSVIINANSSGSAAIKSSDLSNRFDVPIFTEEFLDQNKAREAELRRLRKANVEFEEQNSILQKHIAEMFSAKERLEAELGQDELRTQALHRRLQAIKQTLVTSLASVPLPGTGETPSFGTLDTYLSRLSSALESSPHEHRTLLLKLQDLLAHLDSEKL, from the exons ATGGGGGGAGTAAAACAAGAGCAGAGCGATGGTCCTGGATCAAAAGGGTTTCATCATTCAGACTCAACACAGGAAGAC AACAATAACTCACTCAACGCACAACCTGTAAAGAAGCGTGGCTGGCCCAAGggtaaaaagagaaagaaggtcTTACCCAATGGTCCCAAGGCTCCAGTGACTGGGTACGTGCGCTTCCTGAATGAAAGACGGGAACATATACGTGCGTTGCACCCTGACCTCCCTTTCCCTGAAATTACCAAGAGACTCGGGGCCGAGTGGAGCCGCTTAGCTCCCCATGACAAACAG CGTTACCTGGATGAAGCAGAGCGAGAAAAAGTGCAATATGCACGGGAACTGAGGGAGTACCAGAAGAGTGAGGCCTACCATATCACCAGTGCCAAGATCCAAGACAAAAGAATTAAGAAAG aggAGTTAACGTCTGTTATTATAAACGCCAATAGTTCAGGATCAGCAGCTATTAAG AGTTCAGATCTTTCCAACAGATTCGACGTGCCCATTTTTACAGAGGAGTTCCTCGATCAAAACAAAG CACGAGAGGCAGAGCTTCGGCGGCTGCGTAAGGCCAACGTGGAGTTTGAGGAGCAGAACAGCATTCTGCAGAAGCACATAGCTGAGATGTTTAGTGCCAAAGAGCGTCTGGAGGCCGAGCTGGGTCAGGATGAGCTTCGCACACAGGCTCTGCACCGCCGCCTGCAAGCTATCAAACAGACGCTAGTCACCAGTCTGGCTTCCGTGCCCCTGCCAG GCACAGGTGAGACCCCCTCGTTTGGAACTCTAGACACTTACCTGAGCCGTTTGAGCAGTGCCTTGGAGAGCAGTCCTCACGAGCACCGCACTCTGCTGCTCAAGCTCCAAGATCTCCTGGCTCACTTAGACAG TGAGAAACTTTGA
- the LOC128613504 gene encoding elongation factor 2 yields MVNFTVDQIRAIMDKKSNIRNMSVIAHVDHGKSTLTDSLVSKAGIIASARAGETRFTDTRKDEQERCITIKSTAISLFYELAENDLAFIKQCKDGSGFLINLIDSPGHVDFSSEVTAALRVTDGALVVVDCVSGVCVQTETVLRQAIGERIKPVLMMNKMDRALLELQLEPEELYQTFQRIVENVNVIISTYGEDENGPMGNIMIDPVVGTVGFGSGLHGWAFTLKQFAEMYVMKFAAKGDSQLGPAERCKKVEDMMKKLWGDRYFDPATGKFSKTANGPDGKKLPRTFAQLILDPIFKVFDAIMNFKKEETAKLVEKLDIKLDSEDKEKEGKPLLKAVMRRWLPAGEALLQMITIHLPSPVTAQKYRCELLYEGPGDDEAAMGIKNCDPKAPLMMYISKMVPTTDKGRFYAFGRVFSGCVSTGLKVRIMGPNYTPGKKEDLYIKPIQRTILMMGRYVEPIEDVPCGNIVGLVGVDQFLVKTGTISTFEQAHNLRVMKFSVSPVVRVAVEAKNPADLPKLVEGLKRLAKSDPMVQCIIEESGEHIIAGAGELHLEICLKDLEEDHACIPLKKSDPVVSYRETVSDESKQMCLSKSPNKHNRLFMKARPLAEGLPEDIDKGEVASRQEMKARARYLAEKYEWEVTEARKIWCFGPDGTGPNLLVDVTKGVQYLNEIKDSVVAGFQWATKEGVLCEENMRGVRFDIHDVTLHTDAIHRGGGQIIPTARRVLYACQLTAEPRILEPVYLVEIQCPEAVVGGIYGVLNRKRGLVFEESQVMGTPMFVVKAYLPVNESFGFTADLRSNTSGQAFPQCVFDHWQILPGDPMEPSTKPAQVVADTRKRKGLKEGIPALDNYLDKL; encoded by the exons ATG GTGAACTTCACCGTAGACCAGATCCGTGCCATCATGGACAAAAAGTCCAATATCCGTAATATGTCTGTGATTGCACATGTGGACCATGGCAAATCCACTTTGACTGACTCGCTGGTGTCCAAGGCTGGCATCATCGCTTCAGCGCGTGCAGGAGAAACCCGCTTTACTGACACAAGAAAGGACGAACAGGAGCGTTGCATCACCATCAAATCCAC TGCCATCTCCTTGTTCTATGAGCTTGCTGAAAACGACCTGGCCTTTATCAAGCAGTGCAAGGACGGCTCTGGCTTTCTGATCAACCTGATCGACTCCCCTGGGCACGTTGACTTCTCTTCAGAGGTGACCGCTGCCTTGCGTGTCACTGATGGAGCCCTGGTGGTGGTTGACTGTGTGTCTG GCGTGTGTGTGCAGACAGAAACTGTGCTGAGACAGGCTATTGGTGAGAGGATTAAGCCTGTTCTGATGATGAACAAGATGGACCGTGCCTTGCTGGAGCTGCAGCTAGAACCAGAGGAACTGTATCAGACCTTCCAGCGTATTGTGGAGAATGTCAACGTAATAATTTCCACCTATGGAGAGGATGAGAACGGACCTATGGGAAACATCATG aTTGATCCAGTTGTTGGTACTGTTGGATTTGGGTCTGGACTGCATGGTTGGGCCTTCACCCTTAAGCAGTTTGCTGAGATGTACGTGATGAAGTTTGCTGCTAAGGGTGATTCCCAACTTGGACCAGCGGAGCGCTGCAAGAAGGTGGAGGATATGATGAAGAAACTGTGGGGTGACAG ATATTTTGACCCTGCAACTGGAAAATTCAGCAAGACCGCTAATGGTCCTGATGGCAAGAAGCTCCCCAGGACCTTTGCTCAGCTCATCTTGGACCCCATCTTCAAA GTTTTCGATGCCATCATGAACTTCAAGAAGGAGGAGACTGCTAAGCTGGTTGAGAAGTTGGACATCAAGCTGGACAGTGAGGATAAGGAGAAGGAAGGCAAGCCCCTGCTGAAGGCTGTAATGCGTCGCTGGCTGCCTGCTGGAGAGGCCCTGCTTCAGATGATTACCATCCACCTGCCTTCCCCTGTCACTGCTCAGAAATACCGTTGTGAGCTGCTGTATGAAGGACCTGGTGATGATGAGGCTGCTATGG gTATTAAGAACTGTGACCCCAAAGCTCCCCTTATGATGTACATCTCCAAGATGGTGCCCACTACTGATAAGGGTCGTTTCTATGCCTTTGGCCGTGTCTTCTCTGGCTGTGTGTCCACTGGCCTGAAGGTGCGCATTATGGGACCAAATTACACCCCTGGAAAGAAGGAGGACCTTTACATCAAACCCATTCAGAG GACCATTTTGATGATGGGCCGTTATGTTGAGCCCATTGAGGATGTGCCCTGCGGTAACATCGTGGGTCTGGTTGGTGTGGACCAGTTTTTGGTGAAGACTGGGACCATTTCCACCTTTGAGCAAGCCCATAACTTGCGTGTGATGAAGTTCAGTGTCAGCCCTGTGGTGAGAGTAGCTGTGGAGGCCAAGAACCCTGCTGACCTGCCCAAGCTGGTGGAGGGTCTGAAACGTCTGGCCAAGTCTGACCCTATGGTACAGTGTATCATTGAGGAGTCTGGCGAGCACATCATTGCTGGAGCTGGTGAGCTGCATCTTGAGATCTGTCTAAAGGATCTTGAAGAGGACCATGCCTGCATTCCATTGAAG AAATCCGACCCAGTTGTATCCTACAGAGAGACTGTGTCTGATGAGTCCAAACAAATGTGCCTGTCCAAGTCCCCAAACAAGCACAACCGTCTGTTCATGAAGGCCCGTCCCCTGGCTGAAGGTCTGCCTGAGGATATTGATAAGGGTGAGGTTGCATCTAGGCAGGAGATGAAGGCACGTGCCCGTTACCTGGCTGAGAAGTACGAGTGGGAGGTGACTGAGGCGCGTAAGATCTGGTGCTTCGGGCCTGATGGAACTGGCCCCAACTTGCTTGTGGATGTTACCAAGGGAGTGCAGTACCTTAATGAGATCAAGGACAGCGTGGTGGCTGGCTTCCAGTGGGCCACCAAGGAG GGTGTGCTTTGTGAGGAGAACATGCGTGGTGTTCGCTTCGATATCCATGATGTTACACTTCACACAGATGCCATTCACCGTGGTGGTGGCCAGATCATTCCGACAGCCCGCAGAGTGCTTTACGCCTGCCAGCTTACGGCTGAGCCCAGGATCCTCGAGCCTGTCTACCTGGTGGAGATCCAG TGCCCTGAGGCTGTTGTTGGTGGCATCTATGGTGTCTTGAACAGGAAGAGAGGCCTGGTGTTTGAGGAGTCCCAGGTCATGGGAACACCTATGTTTGTGGTCAAGGCTTACCTGCCTGTCAATGAATCTTTCG GCTTCACTGCTGACCTTCGTTCCAACACATCTGGTCAGGCCTTCccacagtgtgtgtttgatcaCTGGCAGATCCTTCCTGGAGATCCCATGGAACCCAGCACCAAGCCTGCTCAGGTTGTGGCTGATACACGCAAGCGCAAGGGTCTCAAAGAAGGAATTCCAGCTCTGGATAACTACTTGGACAAATTGTGA
- the btbd2a gene encoding BTB/POZ domain-containing protein 2a isoform X2, translating to MRCCVRIFQPSLQCSPCKMAAGESNSRSACLNPPNSGSLGNARPSNGAHSVPVSNLGSGSAGSAGNADPQAPGLDRDTALVSASTGSAQNPPRQPAPHNTASRDAPRAASNMNMTATSTSGAVAASSSSSSSSSSSSSSSSSAGASAVSASVPGSPASVLVYREPVYNWQATKSTVKERFALAVGSAVFDAMFNGGMATTSTEIELPDVEPAAFLALLKFLYSDEVQIGPETVMTTLYTAKKYAVPALEAHCVEFLKKNLRADNAFMLLTQARLFDEPQLASLCLENIDKNTADALAAEGFTDVDLDTLVAVLERDTLGVREVCLFGAAVRWAEAETQRQQLQPTPENKRRVLGKALGLIRFPLMTIEEFAAGPAQSGILTDREVVSLFLHFTVNPKPHVEFIDRPRCCLRGKECSITRFGQVESRWGYSGTSDRIRFSVNRRIFVVGFGLYGSIHGPTDYQVNIQIIHTDSNTVLGQNDTGFSCDGTANTFRVMFKEPVEILPSVNYIACATLKGPDSHYGTKGMRKVTHEAPATGTKTCFTFCYAAGNNNGTSVEDGQIPELIFYT from the exons ATGCGCTGTTGTGTGCGTATATTCCAGCCCAGCCTGCAGTGCTCGCCGTGCAAGATGGCCGCGGGTGAGAGCAACAGCCGCTCCGCTTGTTTAAACCCGCCCAATTCGGGCTCGCTGGGCAACGCTCGGCCGAGCAACGGCGCTCACTCGGTGCCCGTCAGCAACCTGGGCTCAGGGTCTGCAGGGTCTGCGGGGAACGCTGATCCCCAGGCGCCAGGCCTCGACCGCGACACCGCGCTGGTGTCCGCGAGCACAGGGAGCGCGCAGAATCCTCCGCGGCAGCCCGCGCCTCACAACACGGCGAGCAGGGACGCTCCGCGCGCCGCCTCCAACATGAACATGACGGCCACGTCGACGTCCGGCGCGGTGGCggcatcatcttcatcatcttcatcgtcctcgtcatcttcctcatcatcttcatctgcgGGCGCGTCCGCAGTCTCGGCCTCTGTCCCCGGCAGCCCAGCCTCAGTGCTCGTGTATCGTGAACCCGTTTACAACTGGCAGGCGACGAAAAGCACGGTGAAAGAAAG ATTTGCCCTCGCCGTTGGGAGTGCAGTGTTTGATGCCATGTTTAACGGCGGCATGGCCACCACATCCACCGAAATCGAGCTGCCCGACGTGGAACCTGCTGCTTTTTTGGCCCTCCTTAA GTTTCTGTACTCTGATGAAGTACAAATTGGGCCAGAGACAGTGATGACCACAttgtacactgcaaaaaaatatgCAGTGCCTGCGCTCGAGGCACATTGTGTCGAGTTCCTGAAGAAGAACCTACGAGCTGACAATGCTTTTATGTTGCTTACCCAG GCACGGCTCTTTGACGAGCCACAGCTTGCCAGCCTTTGCCTTGAGAACATAGACAAGAACACTGCAGATGCACTCGCTGCTGAGGGCTTCACTGACGTTGACCTTG ACACGTTGGTGGCAGTATTGGAGAGGGACACACTCGGGGTGCGGGAGGTGTGTCTGTTTGGAGCAGCGGTGCGTTGGGCTGAGGCTGAGACTCAGAGGCAGCAGCTGCAGCCCACACCAGAGAACAAGAGACGAGTGCTGGGCAAAGCCCTCGGCCTCATCCGCTTCCCACTCATGACCATAGAAGAGTTTGCAGCAG gtCCAGCTCAGTCAGGCATACTAACAGACCGAGAGGTGGTCAGTCTGTTCCTGCACTTCACCGTTAACCCCAAACCTCATGTGGAGTTTATTGATCGGCCACGTTGTTGTCTGCGAGGGAAGGAGTGCAGCATCACACGCTTCGGCCAGGTGGAGAGCCGCTGGGGATACAGTGGGACCAGCGACCGCATCCG GTTTTCTGTCAATCGCAGGATATTTGTGGTGGGATTTGGGCTTTACGGCTCCATACATGGTCCAACTGACTATCAAGTCAACATCCAG ATCATTCACACGGACAGCAACACAGTCTTGGGGCAGAACGACACTGGCTTCAGCTGTGATGGCACAGCTAATACCTTCCGTGTGATGTTTAAAGAACCTGTGGAGATTCTCCCTAGTGTCAACTACATTGCCTGTGCAACACTTAAG GGACCAGACTCCCACTATGGGACAAAGGGTATGCGCAAAGTCACTCATGAAGCTCCGGCTACAGGTACTAAGACCTGCTTTACCTTCTGCTACGCTGCGGGTAACAACAACGGCACATCGGTAGAAGATGGACAAATTCCCGAGCTCATCTTCTACACATAA
- the hmg20b gene encoding SWI/SNF-related matrix-associated actin-dependent regulator of chromatin subfamily E member 1-related isoform X1: MGGVKQEQSDGPGSKGFHHSDSTQEDNNNSLNAQPVKKRGWPKGKKRKKVLPNGPKAPVTGYVRFLNERREHIRALHPDLPFPEITKRLGAEWSRLAPHDKQRYLDEAEREKVQYARELREYQKSEAYHITSAKIQDKRIKKEELTSVIINANSSGSAAIKSSDLSNRFDVPIFTEEFLDQNKAREAELRRLRKANVEFEEQNSILQKHIAEMFSAKERLEAELGQDELRTQALHRRLQAIKQTLVTSLASVPLPDLLFTGTGETPSFGTLDTYLSRLSSALESSPHEHRTLLLKLQDLLAHLDSEKL; encoded by the exons ATGGGGGGAGTAAAACAAGAGCAGAGCGATGGTCCTGGATCAAAAGGGTTTCATCATTCAGACTCAACACAGGAAGAC AACAATAACTCACTCAACGCACAACCTGTAAAGAAGCGTGGCTGGCCCAAGggtaaaaagagaaagaaggtcTTACCCAATGGTCCCAAGGCTCCAGTGACTGGGTACGTGCGCTTCCTGAATGAAAGACGGGAACATATACGTGCGTTGCACCCTGACCTCCCTTTCCCTGAAATTACCAAGAGACTCGGGGCCGAGTGGAGCCGCTTAGCTCCCCATGACAAACAG CGTTACCTGGATGAAGCAGAGCGAGAAAAAGTGCAATATGCACGGGAACTGAGGGAGTACCAGAAGAGTGAGGCCTACCATATCACCAGTGCCAAGATCCAAGACAAAAGAATTAAGAAAG aggAGTTAACGTCTGTTATTATAAACGCCAATAGTTCAGGATCAGCAGCTATTAAG AGTTCAGATCTTTCCAACAGATTCGACGTGCCCATTTTTACAGAGGAGTTCCTCGATCAAAACAAAG CACGAGAGGCAGAGCTTCGGCGGCTGCGTAAGGCCAACGTGGAGTTTGAGGAGCAGAACAGCATTCTGCAGAAGCACATAGCTGAGATGTTTAGTGCCAAAGAGCGTCTGGAGGCCGAGCTGGGTCAGGATGAGCTTCGCACACAGGCTCTGCACCGCCGCCTGCAAGCTATCAAACAGACGCTAGTCACCAGTCTGGCTTCCGTGCCCCTGCCAG ATCTCTTGTTTACAGGCACAGGTGAGACCCCCTCGTTTGGAACTCTAGACACTTACCTGAGCCGTTTGAGCAGTGCCTTGGAGAGCAGTCCTCACGAGCACCGCACTCTGCTGCTCAAGCTCCAAGATCTCCTGGCTCACTTAGACAG TGAGAAACTTTGA
- the btbd2a gene encoding BTB/POZ domain-containing protein 2a isoform X1, translating into MRCCVRIFQPSLQCSPCKMAAGESNSRSACLNPPNSGSLGNARPSNGAHSVPVSNLGSGSAGSAGNADPQAPGLDRDTALVSASTGSAQNPPRQPAPHNTASRDAPRAASNMNMTATSTSGAVAASSSSSSSSSSSSSSSSSAGASAVSASVPGSPASVLVYREPVYNWQATKSTVKERFAFLFNNEVLSDVHFLVGKGMGVQRIPAHRFALAVGSAVFDAMFNGGMATTSTEIELPDVEPAAFLALLKFLYSDEVQIGPETVMTTLYTAKKYAVPALEAHCVEFLKKNLRADNAFMLLTQARLFDEPQLASLCLENIDKNTADALAAEGFTDVDLDTLVAVLERDTLGVREVCLFGAAVRWAEAETQRQQLQPTPENKRRVLGKALGLIRFPLMTIEEFAAGPAQSGILTDREVVSLFLHFTVNPKPHVEFIDRPRCCLRGKECSITRFGQVESRWGYSGTSDRIRFSVNRRIFVVGFGLYGSIHGPTDYQVNIQIIHTDSNTVLGQNDTGFSCDGTANTFRVMFKEPVEILPSVNYIACATLKGPDSHYGTKGMRKVTHEAPATGTKTCFTFCYAAGNNNGTSVEDGQIPELIFYT; encoded by the exons ATGCGCTGTTGTGTGCGTATATTCCAGCCCAGCCTGCAGTGCTCGCCGTGCAAGATGGCCGCGGGTGAGAGCAACAGCCGCTCCGCTTGTTTAAACCCGCCCAATTCGGGCTCGCTGGGCAACGCTCGGCCGAGCAACGGCGCTCACTCGGTGCCCGTCAGCAACCTGGGCTCAGGGTCTGCAGGGTCTGCGGGGAACGCTGATCCCCAGGCGCCAGGCCTCGACCGCGACACCGCGCTGGTGTCCGCGAGCACAGGGAGCGCGCAGAATCCTCCGCGGCAGCCCGCGCCTCACAACACGGCGAGCAGGGACGCTCCGCGCGCCGCCTCCAACATGAACATGACGGCCACGTCGACGTCCGGCGCGGTGGCggcatcatcttcatcatcttcatcgtcctcgtcatcttcctcatcatcttcatctgcgGGCGCGTCCGCAGTCTCGGCCTCTGTCCCCGGCAGCCCAGCCTCAGTGCTCGTGTATCGTGAACCCGTTTACAACTGGCAGGCGACGAAAAGCACGGTGAAAGAAAGGTTCGCGTTTCTGTTCAACAACGAGGTGCTGAGCGACGTCCATTTTTTGGTGGGGAAGGGGATGGGAGTGCAGCGCATTCCTGCGCACAG ATTTGCCCTCGCCGTTGGGAGTGCAGTGTTTGATGCCATGTTTAACGGCGGCATGGCCACCACATCCACCGAAATCGAGCTGCCCGACGTGGAACCTGCTGCTTTTTTGGCCCTCCTTAA GTTTCTGTACTCTGATGAAGTACAAATTGGGCCAGAGACAGTGATGACCACAttgtacactgcaaaaaaatatgCAGTGCCTGCGCTCGAGGCACATTGTGTCGAGTTCCTGAAGAAGAACCTACGAGCTGACAATGCTTTTATGTTGCTTACCCAG GCACGGCTCTTTGACGAGCCACAGCTTGCCAGCCTTTGCCTTGAGAACATAGACAAGAACACTGCAGATGCACTCGCTGCTGAGGGCTTCACTGACGTTGACCTTG ACACGTTGGTGGCAGTATTGGAGAGGGACACACTCGGGGTGCGGGAGGTGTGTCTGTTTGGAGCAGCGGTGCGTTGGGCTGAGGCTGAGACTCAGAGGCAGCAGCTGCAGCCCACACCAGAGAACAAGAGACGAGTGCTGGGCAAAGCCCTCGGCCTCATCCGCTTCCCACTCATGACCATAGAAGAGTTTGCAGCAG gtCCAGCTCAGTCAGGCATACTAACAGACCGAGAGGTGGTCAGTCTGTTCCTGCACTTCACCGTTAACCCCAAACCTCATGTGGAGTTTATTGATCGGCCACGTTGTTGTCTGCGAGGGAAGGAGTGCAGCATCACACGCTTCGGCCAGGTGGAGAGCCGCTGGGGATACAGTGGGACCAGCGACCGCATCCG GTTTTCTGTCAATCGCAGGATATTTGTGGTGGGATTTGGGCTTTACGGCTCCATACATGGTCCAACTGACTATCAAGTCAACATCCAG ATCATTCACACGGACAGCAACACAGTCTTGGGGCAGAACGACACTGGCTTCAGCTGTGATGGCACAGCTAATACCTTCCGTGTGATGTTTAAAGAACCTGTGGAGATTCTCCCTAGTGTCAACTACATTGCCTGTGCAACACTTAAG GGACCAGACTCCCACTATGGGACAAAGGGTATGCGCAAAGTCACTCATGAAGCTCCGGCTACAGGTACTAAGACCTGCTTTACCTTCTGCTACGCTGCGGGTAACAACAACGGCACATCGGTAGAAGATGGACAAATTCCCGAGCTCATCTTCTACACATAA